One region of Gymnogyps californianus isolate 813 chromosome 28, ASM1813914v2, whole genome shotgun sequence genomic DNA includes:
- the LOC127026699 gene encoding Ig heavy chain Mem5-like: protein MAPGLGPWLLALSLAAGPAGVWAQLRLVEAGGGLRAPGDSVLLSCRGSGFTFGSYAILWYRQAPGGSLEWVSVISYDSSVIRFGQSVEGRATASRDNSRSEASLSLRALHPRDSARYFCALRYWSVSVRTDKLVFGSGTTLTVEPKSQNNSVPQVIVMKSKKLEEDGSIGKAACLARNVYTKNIRLEMSSNEVVYEQNTSILTSEGLYDTIKVVNVTKDTEVTCVAKFNGRTITANTTLPEKEAEEPVTGKVCNTTDTSAQDIKVEKANMLSMAVLGLRVLLAKSIAFNTLMSIKLFLF from the exons ATGGCGCCCGGGCTGGGGCCGTGGCTGCTGGCCTTGTCCTTGGCCGCGGGGCCGGCAG GGGTGTGGGCGCAGCTGAGGCTGGTGGAGGCCGGCGGAGGGCTGCGAGCGCCCGGGGACTCCGTGCTCCTCTCCTGCCGCGGATCCGGCTTCACCTTCGGGAGTTATGCCATTCTGTGGTACCGTCAGGCACCCGGTGGCAGTCTGGAGTGGGTGTCCGTTATCAGCTATGATTCGTCAGTCATTCGGTTCGGGCAGTCAGTGGAAGGTCGAGCCACAGCCTCCCGGGACAATTCCCGGTCTGAGGCATCTCTGTCCCTGCGTGCCCTGCACCCCCGGGACTCTGCCCGCTACTTCTGTGCT ctgagatattggtccgt CAGTGTGAGGACAGATAAGCTTGTATTTGGAAGTGGGACCACTCTCACAGTTGAACCAA AGAGTCAAAACAATTCTGTCCCACAAGTCATTGTGATGAAATCaaagaaactggaagaagaTGGCAGCATTGGGAAAGCAGCTTGTTTGGCAAGAAATGTCTATACAAAGAACATCAGGTTGGAGATGTCCTCTAATGAGGTCGTATATGAACAGAATACATCCATTCTGACATCAGAGGGGTTGTATGATACTATTAAGGTGGTCAATGTGACAAAAGACACAGAGGTGACCTGCGTGGCCAAATTCAATGGCAGAACTATTACCGCCAACACAACATTGCCAG aaaaggaggctgaagaaCCAGTAACAGGGAAGGTTTGCAACACCACAGACACCTCTGCACAAG ATATCAAAGTGGAGAAAGCGAACATGCTGTCTATGGCTGTGTTGGGTTTGAGAGTCCTGCTGGCAAAAAGTATCGCCTTCAATACACTCATGAGTAtcaagttgtttcttttctga